One Verrucomicrobiota bacterium genomic window, CCTGCGCCTCCAGGTGCCGGAACGCGAATCGGCGGCGGTGCGTGCAGGCCAGCTCGTCCGACTGAGCGTCGAGAACGATACCAACACTTACAGCGGTCACATCGCCCGAGTGTCCCCCGCACTCGACGAAACCAACCGCATGCTCGTCGTCGAAGCCGACGTGCCCAATCCCGGTTCGCTGCGGGCCGGCCTGTTCGCCCGCGCGGAAATCGTCTTGAACGAACGCGAAGCTGCGTTGAGCGTGCCGACCAACGCGCTCATCACTTTTGCCGGCTTAGAAAAAGTCGTCGTCGTCCAGGAAGGTAAAGCCAAAGAAAAAACGGTTACGACGGGCCGGCGAAGCCATGACCGTATGGAGATCGTCTCCGGCTTGACGGCAGGCGAAATCGTTGTCTTAAAACCCGGCGGACTGCGCACCGGACAACCCGTGAAGGTTGAAGCTCAACCGGAGAATGCCCCAATAGAAAAGGAAGCTGCCGGATCCGGCCACTAACCCAACGCGATTGCCTCCATGCAAAAGCTCGCTGAAATCTGCATCCGCCGTCCGGTCTTCGCCACCATGATCGTGATGACGCTCGTCGTGGTGGGTGCCGCGAGTTATCTCAAATTGGGCGTTGATCGTTTCCCGTCGGTGGATCTGCCGACGGTGCGCGTGTTCACCCGCCTGCCCGGGGCGTCGCCGGCGGAGATGGAATCACAAATTGCCCAGCCCATCGAAGAGGCGCTCAACACCATCGAAGGCATCAAGGAATTGCGCTCGGTCAACGGCTCGGGGGTCACGTTCATCATCGTCACCTTTGAGTTGAATCGCGACATCGATACCGCCACCCAGGACGTGCGCGACCGCATCGCCACCGTGCTCCGCGATTTGCCGCGCGACGCCGACCCGCCCACGATTTCCAAGTCCGACATTGACCAGTCGCCCATCTTTTCCCTCGCGATTTCCGGCAGCCGCTCGCAACGGGAACTCACTGAGATCGCGGACAAAATCGTCAAGAAACAGGTCGAGCGCTCGGCGGGTGTCGGCGAAGTCCAGATCACGGGCGGTCTCGATCGCGCCATCAATGTCTGGGTGGACGCCGACCGGCTCGCGGCTTATCAGATTCCCATCACTGCGGTGCGCGACGCCGTCGAACGTCAGAACGCGAACATTCCCGGCGGCAACGTCACAACCGATCTGCGCGAGCAAACGTTGCGCACGATGGGCCGCCTTACCGACCCGAAGGCATTCAACGACCTGGTGCTGGCCACGCGCAAAGGCTCACCCGTTCGAGTGCGCGACATCGGTTGGGCCGAGGACGGCACGAAGGAGCAGCGTTCCTATTCACGCCTCAACGGCGCGCCCACAGTGACACTCGAAATCCTGCGCCAATCCGGCGCCAACACCGTCGCCGTCATCGAGGGCGTGAAGGAAAAATTACGCGCGCTGGAAGCCCAGCTTCCGGCCGATGTGAAATTGGAAATTATCCGCGACCAGTCGCGTTACATTTACGAGGCGCTGCACGAGATCAAGCGCCATCTCATTCTGGGCAGCATACTGGCGTGTCTCGTGGTGCTGCTCTTCATGCGCAACTGGCGCGCGATGGTCATCGCCGCCGTCGCCATCCCCACTTCGGTCATCGCTGCCTTCGGCATGATGAAGGCGCTCAATTTCACGCTCAACAGTGTGACCATGCTCGCCCTCGTGCTCATGGTCGGCATCGTGATCGACGACGCCATCGTTGTGCTCGAAAACATTTTCCGCTTTGTTGAGGAAAAGAAAATGCGGCCCTTTGAAGCCGCGCGGGCCGCGACGGCCGAAATCGGGCTGGCGGTGATGGCTACCACATTCAGCCTCGTTGTCATCTTCGTGCCCGTGGCGTTCATGTCGAGCATCTCAGGAAGATTTCTCTACCAGTTCGGCATCACTGCCGCGGCGTCCGTGCTCGTCAGCTTGCTCGTCTCGTTCACGCTCACGCAAATGATGAGCGCGCGGTTGCTCAGGGTGAATCGGAAAGATAAGCGACCCACCCCTGACCCCTCCCAGGAGGGGAAAAATCTTTCGTGTCCTGCTCCCCTCCAGGGAGGGGCTGGGGGTGGGTTTCTGAGCGACGACGAACCTCGTTCCCGTTCCGGCTTCTACGGGAAACTTGATCGCGCTTACAGTCGAGTCTTGAGCTGGTCCGTTCATCATCGCTGGCTCGTCGCCGGGTTGGCGTTACTGGTTATCGCTTCATCCGCGCCGCTCTACAAAATGGTGCGCCAGGAATATTTGCCCAGCAACGTGGACGAAGGCGAATTCGAAGTTAGCGTCACCGCGCCGGAAGGCACCGGTCTGGGCGCGATGAACGAGGTCGGGTTGCGCGTGGAAAGCGAACTTCGCTCCATCCCAGGTGTGCGCCTCGTGTTGGCGGCGATCGGCGGCAGCGGCGGATTTCTTGGCAGCGTCAACAATGGCCGCTTTTACGTCCGCCTTGCCCCGCACGAGGAGCGGCACTTCCAATGGGGACGCCTGCTCCAGTTGCGACCGTGGCGCGCTTTCCAGGGCAATTACTCCCAGCGCGACATCCAGCAGGAAATCCGGCGTCGCCTGCGCGCGCTGCCGGAAGTCCGCGTGCAAATTCGCAACCCGCAGTCATTCGTCGGCGGCGGCCCGAACTTCGACATCGATTTTTCCCTGCTCGGCGCCGACCTCGACACGTTGTTCAGCTACGCCGAACACCTGCGCACCAACGCGACGGAGCTTGGCCTGCAGGACGCCGACATCACCCTCAAGCTCGACAAACCCGAACTGCGCGTCGAGATCGACCGCGAACGCGCGGCCAATCTGGGTGTGGACACCGAGGACATCGCCAACGCGTTGCGCATCATGGTCGGCGGCGATCTGCGCGTGACCCGTTATCACGACGACGACATGAACGAAGATTACGACGTGCAGGTGCGCCTCAAAGAGAGCGACCGCAATCATCCGGCGAACATCACGCGCCTGTTCGTCCCGCGCCGCAACGGCAGCCTGGCCCGGCTCGACAACGTGGTGAAAATTGTGCCGACCAAAGCCGCCTCGCGCATCGACCGTCTCGACCGGCAACGGCAAGTGAGTTTGCGCGCGGCCGTCGCGCCGGGCTATGCGCAAGCCGACCGTATTGCCGCATTGCGCGCCGAAGTCGCGAAGATGGGGTTGCCGACCGGCTACTCCACGCGCATTTCGGGAAGGGCGCGCGAACTGGAAACTACCTTTGTGGAATTTCTCTGGGCTTTTTCGATGTCGGTGATTCTGATGTACATCATCCTCGCGTCGCAATTTGAAAGCCTTGTTCATCCGTTCACGATTTTGTTGTCGTTGCCCCTCTCGGTGCCGTTTGCGTTCATCTCGTTGCTCGTGGCAGGCCAGACGATCAACCTCTACTCCGCCCTCGGCCTGCTCGTGTTGTTCGGGGTCGTGAAGAAGAACGCCATTCTACAAATCGACCACATGAACAAATTGCGCGCCCAAGGGTTGGAACGATTCGCCGCCATCATGCAGGGGAATCGGGAACGCTTGCGCCCGATCCTGATGACGACGATGACGCTCATTGCCGGCATGTTGCCGTTGGCGTTGGGCACCGGTCCAGGCGCCGAGGAACGCCGTGCCGTGGCGGTTGTGGTCATTGGCGGGCAGGCGCTGTGTCTGTTGCTCACGCTGATCGTGACGCCCGTCGCCTATTCGCTGCTGGACGATCTTGGGACAAAGTTGCAATGGCGACATTGGCGCATTGAGCCAGAGGACGCCGAATCGCCACTGGCTCAGCCGCCGCCGATGACTCAGTCGCAGGGGAAATAAAATGTTTTGCAGGTAGTGCGTCAGAAAGGAATTCCGCTCACCCGGCCTGACAGCCACCCATGAACCTGCGCTACCGACTCAACCCACCCCTGCCGCCTCCCAAGCGGGGAACCATCCACCAAGCGCCGCTCCCCGCCTGTGAGGGGCAAGGGGTGGCTTCAGCAGCTCGATCCACGTAGTCTAACCCGTAGCAACGCAGTTGGGAGACACGGCAGTACGTGGTCGGAGCGCGGGCATTTATGCCGCTTCAGCTTCCGCACGACAGCACGCGCCGAACACCAAAGAGTTATCCACGTTGAAGCGGCATAAATGCCGCGCTTCTTTGCACCAGCAGGCTCGCTCTGGCTCGTTCCCTGAATTTCCAACCGCTTCGTTTGCTGACAGGCGGATTCTTTTTGTCGGATTTCTTTCGTCAGCGGGTTCTGTATCATGAACAACGCATGACCGATGACGCGACATTACTCCGGGACTACACCAAGCACGGCTCGGAGTCGGCCTTTGGCGAACTCGTCGCGCGTTATGTCGATCTCGTCTATTCGACGGCGTTGCGCCAGGTCAACGGCGACCAACATCTCGCCCAAGATGTCACGCAAACCGTCTTTATCGATCTGGCCCGCCGGGCTGGCGTGCTGCCGAACGGCACTGCGTTGGGCGGGTGGCTTTACCGGCACACCAGTTTCACTGCGGCCAAGGCGATCCGCACCGAGCGACGCCGTCAAGCCCGCGAGAAACAAGCTGTGGAAATGAATGCCCTCAACGATCAATCCAACACTGATGCTGCCTGGCAACAAGTCGCGCCGGTCCTCGACGAGGCGATGCAACGGCTCGGCACGCGTGACCGCGATGCCATCGTGCTCCGCTACTTTGAACGCCGCGACCTCCGCGCTGTCGGCGCCGCGCTTGGCACAAACGAGGACGCGGCGCAGAAGCGCGTAAGCCGCGCGTTGGAAAAGCTGCGAGCATTTCTTACGCGTCGGGGAATTACTTTTTCCGCGGCGGTGTTGGCGACAACAATCGCCTCCCAAGCCGTAACTGCGGCACCGGTGGGATTGGCAATCAGCGTGACTGGCACAGCGTTGGCAGGCGCGGCAGCGGGCGGCGGCATCACCTTAACGCTTCTCAAACTTATGAGCATGACCAAATTTAGAGTCGGCGTTCTTGGCGCGCTGGTTGTCGTAGGGCTTGCGACCCCGCTCGTTGTTCAACATCGAACCGTCTCTGGACTGCGAGAAGAAAATGGAGCACTGCGCAAACGCAGTGGTGAATTCGACCAACTTCTTGAGGAAAATGCTCAGTTGGCAAAGTTGAAGGTGGATGCTGACGAACTTGAGCGCTTGAGGCGGGAACGCTCGGAACTGATCAGGCTGCGAGGTGAAGTGGGACGCTTGAGGCGCGAAATAGAGTCGTTGAACACCAGAGCTCCGATCTCAGGTGCAATTGAAACTCCTCCGGCTGCAACCAACAGAAATCCAGTTAGGCAGATAACCATCGAAACAAAGTTCGTTGTCGGTCCTGCAGACTTGCTCACCAAATTGGGAATGCCTTACAGCGGCGGTACAAGCGTGCTGGACGACCCTCAGCTTAGAGTGCTTCTGAGAACGTTGGAACAATCGGAAGGCGTTGAAGTCTTGAGTGGAACGAAGTGCACGACTCTCAGCGGACGCCAAACTGAAGTGTCAGTGACGGATAACCCAACAACAGGAGAAGAACCACGGGAACGTAAACACTCCGTCGTGGGCGCTATCGCAACCGTCAGTGCGGACGACCGAACTATCAATCTCGTCGCATACACCCGTTTAGACACCGCGCACATCCCGTCCAGAGAGGGCGGTTTGGATTTGCCCACGTTGCTGGCAGAAGCGGGGATATCGGCGAACGTTTCCCTCCAAGACGGTCAAACTTTGGTGGCTTCCAAGATGATAAACTCAACCGCGACGCCGAAAGCGCCATACAATCAACTCCTTGTCGTGCTCATCACACCCACTATTGTGGATCCCGCAGGAAACCGACTTAACTCTGTGGAAAAATGATAGCGATTGGGGCAGCCGACGTGGAAACGCTTTCAGCCACCGTTAATCTCACCTCGATGCCAGCGCAGATAACTTCACGCCACTACTGCCTTCACCACTTCACCAGCAACATCGGTCAGGCGAAAGTCGCGGCCACTGTAACGGAAGGTAAGCTTTTCGTGATGGAGACCGAGCAGGTGCAGGATCGTCGCGTGGAGATCGTTGATGGTGACTTTGTCCACCGCCGCCTTGAAACCAATCTCATCGGTCTCGCCATGGTGAACGCCGCCTTTGACACCGCCGCCAGCCAGCCAGACGGTGTTGGCGTGTTGGTTGTGGTCGCGACCGGGTTTGTCGCCGGGTTGTGAGATTGGCAGCCGCCCAAATTCGCCGCCCCAGATGACCAGGGTGCTGTCGAGCAGGCCGCGCTGTTCGAGGTCGGTGAGCAAGGCGGCGATCGGTTGATCCGTCTCCCCGGCAAAGCCGGTGTGGTTGCCGACGATGTCCTTGTGGCCGTCCCAACTGAGCTGGTTTTCCATGCCGCCGCTGTAAATCTGGACGAAGCGGACACCGCGCTCGACCATGCGGCGGGCCAGCAAACATTGTTTCGCAAAATGGGTGCAGCGCTTCTCGTTCAGGCCGTAAAGCTCCTTGATGTGGTCGGGTTCTTTTTCAAACTCGACCGCTTCGGGCGCGGTGACTTGCATCCGGTAAGCCAGTTCAAAACTTTCGATGCGCGCGTTGAGTTCGTCGTCGCCGTTTTGTTTGAGGTGCTCGCGATTGAGCCTGGCCATCAGGTCGAGTTGCGCGCGCTGTTCCCGGTCGGACATGTCGGCGGGGCGTTCGAGATTGTCAATCGGTTCGCCTTTGGGACGGAGATAAGTTCCCTGATAAATGCTGGGGAGAAAGCCCGCGCCCCAGTTTTGCGCGTAACCCTTGGGCAGTCCACGCCCCAGCGGATCAGCCATGA contains:
- a CDS encoding sigma-70 family RNA polymerase sigma factor, translating into MTDDATLLRDYTKHGSESAFGELVARYVDLVYSTALRQVNGDQHLAQDVTQTVFIDLARRAGVLPNGTALGGWLYRHTSFTAAKAIRTERRRQAREKQAVEMNALNDQSNTDAAWQQVAPVLDEAMQRLGTRDRDAIVLRYFERRDLRAVGAALGTNEDAAQKRVSRALEKLRAFLTRRGITFSAAVLATTIASQAVTAAPVGLAISVTGTALAGAAAGGGITLTLLKLMSMTKFRVGVLGALVVVGLATPLVVQHRTVSGLREENGALRKRSGEFDQLLEENAQLAKLKVDADELERLRRERSELIRLRGEVGRLRREIESLNTRAPISGAIETPPAATNRNPVRQITIETKFVVGPADLLTKLGMPYSGGTSVLDDPQLRVLLRTLEQSEGVEVLSGTKCTTLSGRQTEVSVTDNPTTGEEPRERKHSVVGAIATVSADDRTINLVAYTRLDTAHIPSREGGLDLPTLLAEAGISANVSLQDGQTLVASKMINSTATPKAPYNQLLVVLITPTIVDPAGNRLNSVEK
- a CDS encoding efflux RND transporter permease subunit; the protein is MQKLAEICIRRPVFATMIVMTLVVVGAASYLKLGVDRFPSVDLPTVRVFTRLPGASPAEMESQIAQPIEEALNTIEGIKELRSVNGSGVTFIIVTFELNRDIDTATQDVRDRIATVLRDLPRDADPPTISKSDIDQSPIFSLAISGSRSQRELTEIADKIVKKQVERSAGVGEVQITGGLDRAINVWVDADRLAAYQIPITAVRDAVERQNANIPGGNVTTDLREQTLRTMGRLTDPKAFNDLVLATRKGSPVRVRDIGWAEDGTKEQRSYSRLNGAPTVTLEILRQSGANTVAVIEGVKEKLRALEAQLPADVKLEIIRDQSRYIYEALHEIKRHLILGSILACLVVLLFMRNWRAMVIAAVAIPTSVIAAFGMMKALNFTLNSVTMLALVLMVGIVIDDAIVVLENIFRFVEEKKMRPFEAARAATAEIGLAVMATTFSLVVIFVPVAFMSSISGRFLYQFGITAAASVLVSLLVSFTLTQMMSARLLRVNRKDKRPTPDPSQEGKNLSCPAPLQGGAGGGFLSDDEPRSRSGFYGKLDRAYSRVLSWSVHHRWLVAGLALLVIASSAPLYKMVRQEYLPSNVDEGEFEVSVTAPEGTGLGAMNEVGLRVESELRSIPGVRLVLAAIGGSGGFLGSVNNGRFYVRLAPHEERHFQWGRLLQLRPWRAFQGNYSQRDIQQEIRRRLRALPEVRVQIRNPQSFVGGGPNFDIDFSLLGADLDTLFSYAEHLRTNATELGLQDADITLKLDKPELRVEIDRERAANLGVDTEDIANALRIMVGGDLRVTRYHDDDMNEDYDVQVRLKESDRNHPANITRLFVPRRNGSLARLDNVVKIVPTKAASRIDRLDRQRQVSLRAAVAPGYAQADRIAALRAEVAKMGLPTGYSTRISGRARELETTFVEFLWAFSMSVILMYIILASQFESLVHPFTILLSLPLSVPFAFISLLVAGQTINLYSALGLLVLFGVVKKNAILQIDHMNKLRAQGLERFAAIMQGNRERLRPILMTTMTLIAGMLPLALGTGPGAEERRAVAVVVIGGQALCLLLTLIVTPVAYSLLDDLGTKLQWRHWRIEPEDAESPLAQPPPMTQSQGK
- a CDS encoding DUF1501 domain-containing protein — protein: MSRRDALKRAGAGFGLLALAGLLDQEGLLIPSATAATVDPLSPKPSHFNARAKSVIWLFMNGGPSQVDTWDYKPELIKRHGQKLDGIDKFTGFFANEVGPLMKSPFAFAQHGQSGSWVSEIFPNMAKHVDKMAFIHSLHTLSNNHSPALFAINTGVTRMGFPCVGSWVSYGLGSENQNLPGFVVMADPLGRGLPKGYAQNWGAGFLPSIYQGTYLRPKGEPIDNLERPADMSDREQRAQLDLMARLNREHLKQNGDDELNARIESFELAYRMQVTAPEAVEFEKEPDHIKELYGLNEKRCTHFAKQCLLARRMVERGVRFVQIYSGGMENQLSWDGHKDIVGNHTGFAGETDQPIAALLTDLEQRGLLDSTLVIWGGEFGRLPISQPGDKPGRDHNQHANTVWLAGGGVKGGVHHGETDEIGFKAAVDKVTINDLHATILHLLGLHHEKLTFRYSGRDFRLTDVAGEVVKAVVA